One Henriciella litoralis genomic window carries:
- the cbiB gene encoding adenosylcobinamide-phosphate synthase CbiB, producing the protein MTAALLMLAAWAIEAAFGWPGWLYRRVRHPVVWFGALIGWFERGLNRPGFPHWVRYLCGALASLLAIALATALALLVAHALSDSWMGFAIQAAIASSLLASRSLYQHVASVAAPLLASDLCAARKAVSLIVGRDPAQLDKAGIARASIESLAENASDGVIAPLFWGAIFGLPGIAAYKAINTLDSVIGHRNERHAAFGGFAARLDDVANIVPARLTGLLIGIASAELSAHRIMVRDAKRHRSPNAGWPEAAMAGALGVRLSGPRLYGDRRSEEPWLNPDARDPGSVDIRRALRLYILALMGAALLLTGFALMQEGL; encoded by the coding sequence GTGACGGCCGCGCTGCTCATGCTGGCTGCCTGGGCAATCGAGGCAGCTTTTGGCTGGCCAGGCTGGCTCTACCGGCGCGTGCGCCACCCGGTTGTCTGGTTTGGTGCGCTGATTGGCTGGTTCGAAAGGGGCCTCAACAGGCCGGGCTTTCCGCATTGGGTCCGGTACTTATGTGGCGCGCTGGCCAGCCTGTTGGCTATAGCGCTTGCCACAGCATTGGCTCTTCTGGTTGCGCATGCCCTTTCTGACAGCTGGATGGGTTTCGCGATTCAGGCAGCGATTGCGTCCAGTCTGCTCGCGTCTCGTAGCCTCTACCAGCATGTCGCAAGTGTCGCGGCGCCGCTGTTAGCCAGCGACCTGTGCGCGGCGCGAAAGGCGGTGTCGCTCATCGTGGGCCGCGATCCTGCGCAACTGGATAAGGCAGGCATTGCGCGCGCCTCGATTGAAAGCCTTGCCGAGAATGCGTCTGATGGTGTCATCGCCCCGCTGTTCTGGGGCGCGATCTTCGGCCTTCCGGGCATTGCCGCCTACAAAGCCATAAACACTCTGGATTCGGTCATCGGTCATCGAAACGAGCGTCACGCAGCCTTTGGGGGCTTTGCCGCACGCCTCGACGATGTCGCCAACATCGTACCTGCGCGATTGACAGGGCTACTCATTGGCATCGCCTCAGCAGAGCTTTCAGCGCACCGTATCATGGTTCGAGATGCCAAGAGACATCGCTCCCCAAATGCTGGCTGGCCGGAAGCGGCGATGGCGGGCGCTCTTGGGGTTCGTCTTTCAGGTCCGCGTCTCTACGGCGACAGGCGCAGCGAAGAGCCGTGGCTCAATCCAGATGCGCGTGACCCCGGTAGCGTAGATATTAGGCGAGCGTTACGCCTCTACATCCTCGCACTGATGGGGGCTGCGCTGCTGTTGACTGGCTTTGCCCTGATGCAGGAGGGCTTGTGA
- the cobD gene encoding threonine-phosphate decarboxylase CobD produces MTQDLLHGGALDRMRAAFPNAPEPWIDLSTGINPWAYPIGAIPNASFRHLPTHDAYEACRHAIAGSLQAPAESFVLAPGSELLIRLLPLLISPKTIAILSPTYGDHVAAWRRADIEVIETSDPLHIGGQVDAIVICNPNNPDGRHFEPDVLLKTAGNLADRGGWLIVDEAYADLEPGLSLAPSGGADGLIILRSFGKFFGLAGLRLGAVLAPEPVRAAMRNLLGIWPVSGPALHIGAQACNDQAWQDGTRHKLAEARWRLDTILRSRDIKVVGGTDLFRLVETDNASAFWEKLAQAGIYVRRFAWTDRLVRIGLPENAESEDRLVAALSP; encoded by the coding sequence GTGACACAGGATCTACTCCACGGCGGCGCGCTTGACCGGATGCGCGCGGCCTTCCCAAATGCGCCCGAGCCATGGATCGACCTGTCGACCGGGATCAACCCCTGGGCCTATCCGATTGGCGCCATTCCGAACGCGTCCTTTCGCCACCTGCCAACCCACGACGCCTATGAGGCATGCCGCCATGCCATCGCTGGAAGCCTGCAGGCGCCAGCAGAGAGTTTCGTGCTTGCTCCGGGCAGCGAACTGTTGATCCGCCTGCTGCCGCTTCTGATCAGTCCGAAGACAATAGCCATCCTGTCTCCAACCTATGGCGATCATGTAGCTGCATGGCGCCGGGCCGATATCGAGGTTATCGAAACCTCCGATCCACTACACATAGGCGGCCAGGTCGATGCCATTGTTATCTGCAATCCCAACAATCCGGATGGGCGCCACTTCGAGCCCGACGTCCTGTTGAAGACAGCTGGCAATCTAGCTGATCGGGGCGGATGGCTTATCGTCGACGAAGCCTATGCCGATCTTGAGCCCGGCTTGAGCCTCGCGCCTTCTGGTGGGGCAGACGGGCTGATCATCTTGCGCTCCTTCGGCAAGTTCTTCGGCTTGGCAGGCCTTCGGCTCGGGGCGGTATTGGCGCCTGAACCTGTTCGCGCAGCAATGCGAAATCTGCTCGGCATTTGGCCAGTATCGGGTCCAGCTCTCCACATCGGCGCTCAAGCCTGCAACGACCAGGCCTGGCAAGACGGCACCCGTCACAAACTTGCCGAAGCCAGGTGGCGTCTGGACACCATTCTTCGATCACGAGACATCAAGGTCGTCGGCGGAACGGACCTCTTTCGTCTTGTCGAGACAGACAATGCGAGCGCCTTTTGGGAAAAGCTTGCCCAGGCGGGGATCTATGTGCGCCGGTTCGCCTGGACTGACCGGCTCGTCCGGATCGGTCTTCCAGAGAACGCAGAGTCCGAAGACCGCCTGGTGGCCGCTCTCAGCCCTTGA
- the cobU gene encoding bifunctional adenosylcobinamide kinase/adenosylcobinamide-phosphate guanylyltransferase translates to MAITFLLGGARSGKSRRAQELAEQVSPDRTFIATAEALDDEMGRRIARHQADRGTGWQTVEAPLDLVAALGSAPLEDAILVDCLTLWLSNLMHHERDVDAESESLCAALEMMTQPVFLVSNEVGLGLVPETKLGRAFRDAQGRLNQRVASVCDVVEFVAAGLPLRLKG, encoded by the coding sequence ATGGCAATCACTTTTCTCCTGGGAGGGGCGCGATCTGGCAAGAGCCGGCGGGCGCAAGAACTAGCCGAGCAGGTCTCGCCCGACCGTACCTTTATTGCGACTGCTGAGGCGCTCGATGATGAGATGGGACGCAGAATTGCCCGGCATCAGGCAGACCGAGGGACCGGTTGGCAAACCGTCGAAGCGCCACTCGATCTGGTTGCGGCGCTTGGCAGCGCCCCCCTTGAAGACGCAATCCTTGTCGATTGCCTGACCCTGTGGCTATCCAATTTGATGCATCATGAGCGGGATGTGGATGCCGAAAGCGAGAGCCTCTGTGCGGCCCTTGAGATGATGACGCAGCCAGTGTTCCTCGTTTCCAACGAAGTCGGGCTTGGACTAGTACCTGAAACCAAGCTCGGCCGGGCCTTCCGGGATGCGCAGGGGCGGCTCAATCAGCGTGTTGCCTCGGTCTGCGACGTGGTCGAATTCGTGGCTGCCGGCTTGCCGCTGCGCCTCAAGGGCTGA